Sequence from the Candidatus Woesearchaeota archaeon genome:
GGATGATAGCTGCCATAAGCCATTACTCTGATCAGGTGATTGAAGCCGGTATCAACTCCAATAAATTTGTGCTTTGTTGTTTCCTTTATTGTGTTTGCAGTTGCTAATAAAATTCCAGACTCACATACGAAATATCTGCCTGGCTCCAATGCCAATGTCAGCTCTTTTCCGTACTCAGCGCAGAAATCAGAGAATAATTGTGATACTTGAGCTCCAAATGTTTTAATATCAATTGGCTTTTCATTCGGCCTGTAAGGAACTCCAATTCCGCCGCCAAAATCAACAAACTCAAGGCCATCAAAATGCCTTGCTGTCATCAGCAGCACTTTCATCGCTTCCAGGAATTTCTCAGTTTCCAGTATTCCTGACCCTATATGCTGGTGCACCCCGATAATTTTCAGGTCGTATTTCCTGGCAATATTTTTTATCTCATTGGCTTTGTCATAATAAATACCGAACTTTGAATCAGGGCCGCCTGTTATGACATGGCCGTGATGGCCTGCTCCTACATTAGGGTTGATTCTTACGCATACTTTTGAATTCGGGTTTAGCTTTCCGTATCTTTCAAGCTGCGACAATGAGTCTGCATTGACTAAAATGCCGTGCTTTATTGCAAATTTCATATCTTCATCAGTTGAATTGTTGCCTGTGAACATTATCTGCTTTTTATCATAGCCTGCTTCCAATGCA
This genomic interval carries:
- the lysA gene encoding diaminopimelate decarboxylase, with protein sequence MQIINNKLHIGGISAEDLILKFKSPLYAYEEDTIRQKFRDLKGNITYPNIRLYYACKANTNVAIMKILREEGAFIDAVSPGEMFLALEAGYDKKQIMFTGNNSTDEDMKFAIKHGILVNADSLSQLERYGKLNPNSKVCVRINPNVGAGHHGHVITGGPDSKFGIYYDKANEIKNIARKYDLKIIGVHQHIGSGILETEKFLEAMKVLLMTARHFDGLEFVDFGGGIGVPYRPNEKPIDIKTFGAQVSQLFSDFCAEYGKELTLALEPGRYFVCESGILLATANTIKETTKHKFIGVDTGFNHLIRVMAYGSYHPIIVANNAESKDKEDIIICGNICESGDVFTKNEDGLVERELPVIKEGDIIGILNAGAYGFSMSSNYNSRLKPAEIMVKDGKARIIRDRELLKDLLKGQTL